CAGGTACCAGGTGGTGCAGGACACTGTCCAGGATCTTTATGAATCTGGGGTGAGTGGGTAAAGATGGTGCAACTAAAGAGGATGGCATGGATTTAAGACTCCCTCACTCCCCAACACACAAGGACAGGAGAAGGTAGGGCCCAGGGGCTGCTCAAAGTGGAACAGCTTACAGTACAGGGCCTGGGGAACCTCCTTCCTACTGACGAATGAGGCTCAGGactaggggaaaggaagggccGGGCAGGTACAGGACCACAGCCACCTCTGCAGGAGAACAGCTCTGCGGTACAGAATTTCAGGGTCCGTGCCTTCCAGACGTGGGTATCGCACCAGACTGGTTGGCTGGAACAGGTCTGCATTCAGCCCTAGTTCCCGCTGTCTAGACGACTTGATCTTGATCCCTCGAAGACGCACATCAATCCCATCATCTGGGGGAAGAAGTTATTTAGGGCACCTGCTGCCTCCTCGGCCCTCAGACCTGAGAGTGGCCCCTGAATGCTCAGGATTTCAGAAACTTGGGAGCCTTTGAGACGCCTTTCTACTTATCTGACTTGGATTATTATATTCTTTGAGGGTTTCTCCATCCCTCACTATATTGCAAGGCCTGAGGATCCCAACTCAGTTCCTCTTCCAGGTTCAGCCCAACCACCTCTGCAGCTTTAAGGCAGGCCTACCTGGCGCCTCCCACATGGCTCAGGCCCAAAGCTTCACCTCCCAGAGAGAGTTCAGCTATTCCCCCCATCACAACTCCAAGCCCATTGCTTCTCCACACTCACTGCCAACTAGCCACTGTCTATACACTGgggctccctttccctccttAGAGCCTGAAGCCCCACCTCGGCACTCGACGATGCGGATCTCGATGACTGGGAGGTGAACGGTCATGTCCTCCAGGACACACACATCCCCGATCAGGGTCCTGACGAGATGGATGAGAGGCACTCTGAGTACCCCTTGCCTTCAGGGATTGCTGGGCTCTCACTTGACTTTCTGCTTCCAAATGGGGCCAGGCCCCATTGCTAGGATCATGCCCCATTCTCCCTCCCAGACCAGCCTGTTCACTCACTCGTCAATGCTCACGTCACTCAGCTTCTTCAGGTTGTCCCCTTCGCCCCCAAAGATCACTACTCGCTTAGGCATAAAGTTGTCATCTGTGGTATCCACTGTGAGCAGTAGCTTCCTGAGTGGTCAGAGGATGCACATGGGTGTCTGTACACTTACAGGCATGGGGCCCACCCACTCTGTCCTACCTCAGAGTCCACTCACTTGACAATGGTGCCCTTTTTCATGGTAAGCCGTACCCAGTGCTGGCACTGGGACCCATCGCTCTCCCAGTAGGTGTCTGCATTGCTGTCTGTCAGGCAGGACACATTGAACTcctcctggggaggggcagagaagtggAGACAGTGTTTACCCCACTCCCTGAACATGGAGGCTTAAAAGCACAGCCGGTATGGGTAGAAGTGTCTAGGCATTCCCACAGGACTTCCAAAATGGGGTGCTGGACTGGGTCTGGCCTGTGGGAATTCAGGTTTGGCCCTTGCCTAAAGGTGAGGGTTCTGGATCTAGCAAGAAATGATCTCTTgcttggggtgggaggagtcccAGAACCCACCGTGTAGGAGGAAACGTCTATGCTCTCCACATACTGCTTCACGCTACCCAGGTTCTCATCCTCCTTGCCCAGGTGGTCGTACAAGAAGTGGATCAGGTCCTCGTCGCACTCGTAGGTCCACGTCGGGGGCACATAGCTAAGCAACCCCAAGTCCCTAATTAGGCCAGGCCCAGACCTGGAGATTCTTCCTCCCTATCCCACCCCAGCTCACTCACAGTAATCTCTGAACAGCTTCCGTATATGCCTCCGCTGGCTGGGGCTTTGATCCAAGGCGATGAGAGTATGTCAGGTCCACCACCTGTTCCCATCTGCGGGCACGGAGTGGGGGACGGCGAGACATCAGTGGGCAGCGGGGTACCCCCAGGGAGCTTTCTCCAGAGGTTCATCACACCAGACTGGGCTTCCAGAAGCTCCACCCCATCTCCATTCAGGTCCCGCCCCTTCCTGCCTTTAACCCTGCCTTCACTCCCTATCCCACCTCCCCGCCAGTGTCAGCTTAGTTCCCAACCCTTCGGGGCCGAGCAATCCCGCAGCAAGCCCCGCCCTTTCAAGTGCAGGACCTGAGCACGGGTCGGTAGTCCACGCCGAAGAGCTGCTGCTGCCGTTGGAGGTGGTCTGGAGTGTCGATGGGTACGAGGCGGGCCCCGCCCTCCGCCGGTCGGCACACCAGCAGCCAGCCTTCGTTCAGCCCGCAGTCACCCAGGTGTTCTGCCAGCTGCTCCTGCCGGGACGCGCAAGACGGGGACAGCCGTCTGGGATCTGCCCAGcgccctgcccagcccagcccaaggCAAAGGACACGGAACACAGTGCTCCCtccaggtgggggatgggaagggaaCGGCCTGGAGCCGCCCTGGCGCCAGGGGTCTTCTGCGGGGCCCAGGGCAGGCCAGGGAGTACCTTGGTCAGCTTCACCCAGAGCCCCTGGCCGTTGCACAGTTCCTCGCCGGTAGTTCGCACGCAGGCGCCGCGCCGGAGCTCAATGCTGTCTCGGGCCGCACGAAGGGGCCCGGAGCCGGTACCAGGGGCGGAGCCCGCCGCTCCCACACGCAGTCCCAGGCCCTCCGCCTCCCACACGGGCAGCAACACGCGCGACGGACCCGCTGGGTCCTTGTAAAGCTTGTAGAGCACCTCGCGTGGCACGAAGGCCAGCGCCGCCGGCAGCGGCCGTCCAGCGCGGAGGCTCTGCGCTGCCTCTGCCAGGAAGCGCACGCGGCCCAGCAACTGCCGCGGGGACTCTAGAGCCGCACCCGGTCCTGGGCCTGCCATGGTGAAGTGGCAAAGGAGACCAAAGGAGCCCAGGGGCGGCGGTTCGGCTCCCGGAGCCGCAGCCGCGAAGGCTGCCAAGCTTCCCACCACGCTCGGCCCCGCCTTCGGCCAGCCTTCGCCGTAAGTTCTGGACTAAGGGCACCCAGCGCGCCTGCCGTATTTCCCTGTGTACTCAGATACTTAAACTTACTACAAACCAATGTGCCTCGTGCGGAGCCATCCAGACCCAAGTTCAGTTGTCTTTACCTGATCCATCTCTCCCTGTCTGTCCTCTTTGCTTCCACCATTTTATACCCTCATTGAACCGCTATCCTATCTAGGCTGGATCAttggaacagacatttttctggtTCTCTGGCCCGTTTTTGCATTCCCACCCTGACGAGTCACACACAACCAGAAGACTCGAAAAATCTAACAGACATCCTCTTAGCTCCTCATCCTAGGGGCAGTATTGCTAAAATATTTGGGAGAATAATCCCCTCCTTAGCCCTACCACTGATAGGAGCCTTGAGTTGTTCAGCGCTCATCCCGGTTGTTACTTCTAATCCTAGGACATTGGTGATCATTATCCAGTTTCTCCCAGTAGTTCTGAACCAGATGAGAGGAAAGGTCTAAGGCGGGAAGATAGGTCCAAGGTGGGTAGATAGgatggaggcaaaaaaaaaaaaaaaggacaggagcTGTTGGTGAAGTATAAGGAAATTTTGTCTCCTACCCTCCCTGgcaaacagttttttaaaaagttttttttgagatataattcatattcCATATAAgtcacccatttaaaatgtatgatggttttttatatatttttaaaaactgtagtaAAATAAGTGTAAATTTGCTGAGTTAACCACTTTAAGAGTACAATTACctatttccaaaactttttcatcattccaaacAGCAGGGCTTTCTCTTTAAGCAATAACTCCTCATGGCCTACTCGATAAActctgatctactttctgtctctatgaattagcctattctagatatttcataaatggaaccatataatattttccttttgggtctgtcttatttcacttagaataatattgCAACAATATCATAGCATGAATagaacttaatttctttttatgggTCGACTAATACTCTGttttatgtatatactacatatcgtttatccattcatccgttgatggacatttggatggAAACTTTGTTTTGATTTAGTTTTCAAATAATCAAagttatcaaaaaataaataatttttaatcccGTGTAATTCTGAcgattttccttttattttctccttagaaAGCTGGGAACATAGtgcccctcttcccttctctccaagCTATTTGTATGCTATGGTGCTACTATAGAATAAAGTGGATAAGTGAATCTCATAAGGGCATGCATGACCTGGACTCTGAAGACACCTCTAGCCTCTTTAATTCCAGCAAATGGGTCTTCTGGTTCCCACAATAGCTATTTGTTCTTTTGCCTCTTctctttgcacctgctgttccctctaTTTGGAACACCCCTACTGCTTTCCCTAGTTACAGGAAGAGCCCTTGCTAGCTACTTCTAGTTTTTTCCTCTTGAAACATTTACTATTATGATCACTGATCCACCAGTCTGTAGCTTCTTAAAGGAAAgggctgtcttggtgaccacagttAACTTATGCATCTACTATATATAGTGCCCGCCTCTTAGTacgtaatataaatatatattttaaaaagacttattctaaggagagagagagataccgcACTTTGCCTGCGCACACTTGAGTTCCGGGTAGCGGCAGAGGGAgtgaatcccaagctgactcccaGAGGAGTGTGGGGTCCCACTGAGGACTCAGTCTCAGAACccatgatatcatgacctgagccgaaatcacaagccgcacacttaaccaactgagccacccaggtgccccggtaacgtaaatatttaattatttcatttccctGTAGAGCTTGGTTTTTTAATCCACTGTGTGCCTGGTCGCCAGGCCTAAGATTGTTAGAATCATGGAGCATGGGAGTAAAAGTGAGTCTCGGCTGAAACTCTCGGATTTCCAGGCCATCAGAGGAGAGGAGATTCCTGATGCCACGGTAAGGTGTAGTTATTTGCGGAGTTCTTGGCGGTGGGGAGGGTAGGAGAAAGGTGGGGGCGTTTGTTGCTGCGACGCTACAGCGGATTTTACGGTGGAGAAAGGTTGTCGGGGGTCCTACCGGCAGCACCCGGGGCAGCCCCGGAGCTAGAGCCCGTGTCTGATCATGTGACTTTCAACATGGCGccggccctggcttcctccaggaaggGGTGGAGCCTGATCTCACAGACTCCGGTTGAGGTTACAGTGGAGACTCTGCGCGCAGTTACCCAAGGCTTATCATGGAGGCGAACGGGTTGGGGTGAGTTCTCTGCACCACTTGGTATGGCCGGTGTGGTTTCTGACCTGACTCTTCCAACTCAGGAATCTGTCCCTATACCCCTCTTTCCCGACCTTGGAGAGTTCCCAACCCGATTCCTGTGTCTGGAATCCCTAATCCTCTACACATGGATTCCTGAGACTCATTTAGGGGATGCCTCCAGGATTTTCTAATCCTCAATTAGGATCCGTGTTTTGGGACCgtcttctctgatttctcagTGTACCCTAGCCTGGGGATCCACCACCTTCCGAACCAGCCAACTGGTAGCCCTGTTCCTGAGATTTTCTGATCCAGAGACCCTGATCAGTTCCTACTGGGCTTTCATTAAGCCCTTCCCCCCAGTTTCTCCAGTGGCTTTGAACTTGGGGGAGTTGGGGCTGTGTGGAAGATAGAGGCCCCAGCGCGGGCCCTTCTAGTATTGTGCACCATCTGATAGgcaaagaagaaatggaatggGCGGGGAGCCACAGCTTAGGAACTGGCTGGAGAAGGCAGATAGTGGTGTCAGAATGAATCCGCCTTAAGAACCCGGGCCTTTCCCAACCCTTGTCCAAGCTTACTGACACCTACTCCTTCCCCCTCCTGATCTCCAGATCCCAGGGTTTTCCAGAGCTGAAGAATGACACGTTCCTGCGAGCAGCCTGGGGAGAAGACACAGACTATACTCCCGTTTGGTGCATGCGGCAGGCAGGCCGCTATTTACCAGGTAAGGGTCAGGGCCCAGGAATCCAAGTGAAACTCTGGAGAATGAAAAGATTtttgaggggcaggggagggatcCAGAGATTCCTCAGGGTTGAGCCCAGCTTTCCCTCTTCTGTCTGCAGAGTTTAGGGAAACTCGGGCTGCCCAGGACTTTTTCAGCACCTGTCGCTCCCCAGAGGCCTGCTGTGAACTGACTTTGCAGGTGAGGCCTCTATGAAAAAGGGAGGTATTTATGCCCTCAGTTTGCCTTCTAGTAACCTGTCTTCTATTCCCTACAGCCACTGCGTCGCTTCCCTCTGGATGCTGCCATCATCTTCTCTGACATCCTTGTTGTACCCCAGGTACCCATTCAAACCTGATGGGTAAGAAAGAGTAAAGGTAGTCAAGGCTCAAGATAAGCACTTATCTTCACTGGACAGATGGAAAAACTGGGCTGAAAGAGATGGAGTTTGACCAAgtttcattctccttttcttccttcttgacaTGGGCTGAACAGAGCCTTTTCTCCTAGAGTTATAGGTAGGAAATCCAGGTATTTTCTTCCTTGCCAGGCACTGGGCATGGAGGTGACTATGGTACCTGGCAAAGGGCCCAGCTTCCCAGAGCCATTAAGAGAAGAACGGGACTTAGAACGTCTCAGGGATCCAGCAACAGTGACCTCCGAGCTGAGCTATGTGTTCCAGGCCATCACCCTTACCCGACAACAGCTGGCTGGGCGTGTGCCACTGATTGGCTTTGCTGGTGCCCCGGTAATGTGGAACGAGGCAGGGACTTGGGCATGGGGAGATCATTCTGGCGGGTCTGGTGTAGACAAGGGAAGTAGGTATCAGTCTGGCTTCTACACCTATGACATTCTCTTTGTATCCTTTTTGCAGTGGACTCTGATGACATACATGATTGAGGGTGGCGGCTCAAGCACCATGGCTCAGGCCAAGCGTTGGCTTTACCAGAAACCACAGGCTAGTCACCAGCTGCTTCGCATCCTCACTGATGCTCTGGTCCCATATCTTGTGGGACAAGTGGCTGCTGGTGCCCAGGTGGGTCCTGAGGGAGAGGAATAGACTTGGGGTCTAGAAGAATGAGAAGCAGTATGGTTCCCTACACCTGAGAGGGTAGGTGTCATAATGCCCAGCAGGAAAGAAGCTTGGCCTACGATGATCTGACTGGAGCACCTAGGTCCAAACTTGTCATTGACATTGGCAGTGCTAATATGCATTCAAAGACCAAAGCTAGCACTGGTATGTGGAGAAAGCAGAACTTTTTGAATGGAACTGGATTTATAGGCTTAGGCAGTATGAGCGTCTGAAGTTACTTGGGAGAAATTGAGACAcattgtgtgtggggggtgtgagATACTTTGTGTGTTACGTATTTGTCTTTAtcatcccctcctcccctccaactgTAGGCATTGCAGCTCTTTGAGTCCCATGCAGGGCATCTTGGCCCACAGCTCTTCAGTAAGTTTGCACTGCCCTACATCCGTGATGTGGCCAAGCGGGTGAAGGCCAGGCTGCAGGAGGCAGGCCTGGCACCAGTGCCCATGGTAAGGATGGGCATGGAGTAAGTGAAGGTGGGCCTGGGGATTGGTCAGGGACTGAAGTGACCACTGGAGGGCAGCAGAGGCACAGCCAAGATAAGTTAGTGGGCAAAGGCAGGCCTTTTGTTGCCTCAGAAATCTGTCCTCTCCCTCAGATCATCTTTGCTAAAGATGGACATTTTGCCCTGGAAGAGCTGGCCCATGCTGGCTACGAGGTGGTTGGGCTTGACTGGACAGTGGCCCCAAAGAAAGCCCGGTGAGTGATAGAGGATGAGGTGGAGAGGGAGCAGCTGCCACAAGAGCAGTCACCAGGACATGGCATTGACTTTGCTTTCAGGGAACGCGTGGGGAAGACGGTGACCTTGCAGGGCAACCTGGACCCCTGTGCTCTCTATGCATCTAAGGTAACCAGGGTCcctacatgtgtgtgtatatactccCATGGCTGTGA
This Neovison vison isolate M4711 chromosome 2, ASM_NN_V1, whole genome shotgun sequence DNA region includes the following protein-coding sequences:
- the UROD gene encoding uroporphyrinogen decarboxylase isoform X1, encoding MEANGLGSQGFPELKNDTFLRAAWGEDTDYTPVWCMRQAGRYLPEFRETRAAQDFFSTCRSPEACCELTLQPLRRFPLDAAIIFSDILVVPQALGMEVTMVPGKGPSFPEPLREERDLERLRDPATVTSELSYVFQAITLTRQQLAGRVPLIGFAGAPWTLMTYMIEGGGSSTMAQAKRWLYQKPQASHQLLRILTDALVPYLVGQVAAGAQALQLFESHAGHLGPQLFSKFALPYIRDVAKRVKARLQEAGLAPVPMIIFAKDGHFALEELAHAGYEVVGLDWTVAPKKARERVGKTVTLQGNLDPCALYASKEEIGRLVQQMLDDFGSQRYIANLGHGLYPDMDPEHVGAFVDAVHRHSRLLRQN
- the UROD gene encoding uroporphyrinogen decarboxylase isoform X2 → MEANGLGSQGFPELKNDTFLRAAWGEDTDYTPVWCMRQAGRYLPEFRETRAAQDFFSTCRSPEACCELTLQPLRRFPLDAAIIFSDILVVPQWTLMTYMIEGGGSSTMAQAKRWLYQKPQASHQLLRILTDALVPYLVGQVAAGAQALQLFESHAGHLGPQLFSKFALPYIRDVAKRVKARLQEAGLAPVPMIIFAKDGHFALEELAHAGYEVVGLDWTVAPKKARERVGKTVTLQGNLDPCALYASKEEIGRLVQQMLDDFGSQRYIANLGHGLYPDMDPEHVGAFVDAVHRHSRLLRQN